The Gemmatimonadota bacterium genome includes the window TCTTTTTTTTTAGTGGTGTCAATAAGATCATACGTATGGCTGGGCGTAGGACCATACAGAAGATTCCTTGGCGTGTCATAAGTTACTGGGCGTCCCCAAAGTTCCAATGCTTTTCTATCCACGAGATAGATCAGCTTGAGAAGTTTATACATGTCAATGCTTTGACCGCCATTATGCTTTATCAACAATGCCGCAACCTGGGCAGCTTTCCGCTCTTTGAATTGAGGCATCTCTATTGTTGACATAAATACCTCCTTTTATTTTTTCTCAAAAAATATAGGGAATTATATACTAAAAAGCGATGGAGAATTTGCTGGTAAAAATAAAAAAATCCCATCCTGTATTCAGGGTGGGATTTTTGTTTATAGTTTTTCTATTGTTTCACATCTCAGTAATTGCAACTCTTTTTTTTAATGTGTCGAGGTCGATTTTTTGGCTGGCGTAGGCTTCAATGTCGCGTTTGGCAACGCGGAAAAGGATGCGGTCGGGGCGTTTAATATCGGTTGTTTTGTCTTTGTGGCCGATTTTGAAGTGGCTCTGTCCGACGAGGTTGGTGTGAACGATGATGGATTCCTCTGGTGAGAGGTCTCGCAAGGTTGGACCGTAGTCGGCGAGGGTTTCAATAATTGAGGTTTTGAATGCTTCGAGTTCGTCATCTCGGTCGGATTCTCGTTTGTACCCATCGTACCAAAACTGATTGTCCTGTTGTGAGATGAGAAAGAGTGCGCCTATGCATTTTTGGTAGAAGCCCGTGCATTGAGTGCCACTCAAGAAGCGGAGATCTGTATCCTTTTTGAGAATATTGGTCAAAATATCGGCCATGATGTCGATTGTTTTGTCGCGTGCTGGCTGCGGTTTGTGCTCGCGAAAGGTGATTTGATCACGGAAAGTTTGTTCGTCAATTTTGCCACGGTTGTGGGCATCAATATCGCGTTTGGTGACGGTGGCTTCGAGGAGGATACGCTTGGGGGTGACAATTTTAATGTGTTTGGAGACTTCCTCTATCTGTTTTTTGGCTTCCTCCATGAAGGCTTTTATTTCAAATTGAATATCACCGCTTCGATCTATTGTGGATTGTTTGATATGTATTTTATCGGCATGGGTGGAGTCGGCATGGACGATAAATTTGACGGAGGAGCTATGTTCTGCTGGGTGCAAGAGAACGGTTACGCGGTTGTCATCTTTAAGTTGTCCAATGGCATTTCCATAGATGCTTAAAAATTCGGTGATTTGTTTTTTTATAACTTCATTTTGATCTTTTGAGGCTGCTGGTTTTTGTTCGATCAGGATTTCTTCTTCATTTTCACTGCTTTTGTCGCGGTTGGCACTAATCACACGTACTCGAATCTCTTTGTCTTCTTCATTTTCACTGCTTTTGTTGCGGTTGGCACTAATCACCTGTACTCGAACCCCTTTGTCGTCACCGTATTTTTGCATCCAGCCGCTGGCAATGAGCAAGACGCCGTGATTTTCGATATAAAGACCCGTGGTGGAAACTTTTTTTTCCTCAAAAAATTGGTCGAGTATGCTTTCCTGAATGGAGAGGTCGCGTTTCATGCGTTTCCAGTCCATGTCGGCGAGGGCTGAAGTGCAAAATGTAACGAGAGCTATTCCTGTAAAGAGGATGGTTTGCACGATTTTTATATGTCTCATTTTGATTTCTCCTTTCGTCCAGGGGTATCTGCATCAATCACTGGCATCATTCACAACCAAAAACTCTATCTCCCGCTGTTCTTTCCGAACTTGTAAACCGAGTTGTTCTTTCAGAGCTGCGAGCACGGAATTGGGATCGTCTTCGTCATAGGTGATTTCCCAGTCGTATTTTCCTTCTATTCCAGTACCATCCTCTACAATACGCTCTAAAACGGACTCCAATGAGTTTGCCAGCATGCTGATTTCACCGTTGATTGTCTTTATCTTACCACGTCCACCGCTTGTCATAGATCCCCCTGAACCCATTACTGAGGGCTTCAATTTTTCTGCGCTGTCTTCTCCAGCCGTGAGTACGAGGACTTCAACAGATTTTTTCTGGTTGGAAACGCGCAACTGTAGCGATGTCGTCAGCGCTTGTTGGAGTAGCAAATCGAACTGGTCTCTCGGCAATTTGGCTGAGATTGTGTACCACGAGTCTAAAAGCGTCTCTGGACCTATAATCCGCGTTTTGGGGACATCGTAAGCCGAGCTTAAAGCCTGGTGCAATGTAATGCCTTCTGCGTCCAATTTTCTGTATCCTTTTGAACTACCTGTACCGAATGACGGCCACTTTCTCTTTTCTGTAGGTGCAATCGATATTTTGAAGATGGGGTCGGTACCTTTGTTTTCGACAGTTTTCGGTTTTGGCAATTTGGGACGCTCTATTTTTTCCCCAGCGATGACCTT containing:
- a CDS encoding DUF4065 domain-containing protein, producing MSTIEMPQFKERKAAQVAALLIKHNGGQSIDMYKLLKLIYLVDRKALELWGRPVTYDTPRNLLYGPTPSHTYDLIDTTKKK
- a CDS encoding TIGR03435 family protein — protein: MHNSHLLKIAIIVQIFATSVIAQESSVEKAKVLVMNVMGKQSLIGQTAPELNIEKYLQAPESEKSLSALKGKVVVLEFWATWCAPCVAEIPHLNQLSEEFRDKQVQFISVTDEGEDVIAPFLKRQEMKSWIGLDTDRSAFEAYGVRGIPRTFLINHEGIIAASLHPVGLSSDIIKKVIAGEKIERPKLPKPKTVENKGTDPIFKISIAPTEKRKWPSFGTGSSKGYRKLDAEGITLHQALSSAYDVPKTRIIGPETLLDSWYTISAKLPRDQFDLLLQQALTTSLQLRVSNQKKSVEVLVLTAGEDSAEKLKPSVMGSGGSMTSGGRGKIKTINGEISMLANSLESVLERIVEDGTGIEGKYDWEITYDEDDPNSVLAALKEQLGLQVRKEQREIEFLVVNDASD